The Chryseobacterium aureum genome contains a region encoding:
- a CDS encoding four helix bundle protein: MMDSPDYNTIFAFKTKQLAIMIIKEFSKLPHNEAFSVIRKQIFRSSTSMAANYRAMCRARSKAERFSKISIVIEETDETLFWLEMLEEPEYVQKEIIADIKIKTEEILKVTSSYRKMLNN, from the coding sequence ATGATGGATAGCCCGGATTATAATACAATTTTTGCTTTTAAAACAAAGCAGCTAGCCATCATGATCATTAAAGAATTTTCTAAACTTCCACATAATGAAGCCTTTTCTGTGATCAGAAAACAAATATTCCGATCTTCTACTTCTATGGCTGCTAATTATAGAGCCATGTGCAGAGCAAGATCAAAAGCTGAGCGGTTTTCTAAAATATCTATCGTGATTGAAGAAACTGATGAAACGTTGTTTTGGCTTGAAATGTTAGAGGAACCGGAATATGTTCAAAAAGAAATTATTGCAGATATAAAAATAAAAACTGAAGAAATACTGAAAGTAACTTCTTCCTATAGAAAAATGCTAAATAACTAA